The genomic DNA GTTATGCTATTCTCGCTGTTTTGGAGTAATATGACTAGACTAGGAGCTATAGCGGGTATGATAGTAGGAGCTATAACAGTAGTAGTTTATAAAAACTTTTTATCTGCATATTTAGATATTTATGAGATAGTTCCCGGATTTATATTTGCATCTTTGGCGATCATTGTAGTAAGTTTATGTACAAAAGTAAGGCCCGGTACAAAAGCAGCTTATGAAACTATGATTAAAGAGTTATAACAATATATCTAGTATCACCGATTTTGGTGATACTATTTTATAGATAAATATTAAAAATTTAAAAAATATTTGTAAATTTAAGATTCGAATTTAATATCTATAATTCCCTAATAATCACTATTTTCTGCATATATTAGCCACTAATTTAAATTATTATTTAATATTAAGTATAAAATTAAATAAATTTTAAAACTTATTTGTATAAAATAATTAACAAATAAAAATTAAACAAAAAGGAGGGAATCGAATTTGAGACAATGCAAAGCATTTACAAATCTTTTTGGCGTGTTTATCGTGTTGCTATTTGTCCTATTTGGCGTAGGCTTTTATACGTTTTATAACGCCAAAGGTACTTCATACTTTAGCAACGATAGTAAATCCTGTAATAACTGTCATATAATGAATGACGTATATAACGACTATCTAAATGCGCCACACTCTAAAAAAGTCGCGGGCAAGCCAAGAGCAAGCTGTGTAGACTGCCATTTACCGCATAATTTCATAGATAAATGGATCGCAAAAGGCAAAAGCGGTTTGAGCCATGCTTACTCATTTACATTTAAATTAGATGAGTTACCGACAAATTTAAGCGCAACCAACAACAGTAAAATGATGGTGCAAAATAACTGTATCGAGTGCCACACAGAAATAGCATCTAACGTGATCAACTCAACAACAAATCCACACAATGACAGATCTCTAAGCTGCGTATCATGTCATACCGGTGTCGGACATAAAAGAGGATTTTAAAATAAAGGAGAAAATATGAATAAAAAAGGTGTTATCTATTTTGCAATTATTGTTGTTATCATAGCGATAGCAGCAGTATTGATGCTAAATAAAGATATTAGTAAAAAACAAAATGAAGGTACAGGAGGCATAGCCTCTAAGGAATTTGTAGAGCTTAGCGATAATAACCCTACTTTCGATCATTGGGGTAAAAACTTCCCAGATTATCTTGATATGTACTTAACTGTAGAAACAGAAAAACCTGTTAGTACCGAGTTCGGAGGTAACTTAGCTTACTCTAAGCTTATACGCTATCCACAACTTACTATGTTATGGGCCGGATATCCGTTTTCTATAGACGCAAATGAAGAAAGAGGTCACTTCTGGGTTCAAGTCGACCAAATGGACACAGCAAGAAACAACAAAGACTTTTTAAATGCACACGGATTTGCAGCATTTGGCGGACAACCTGCTGCATGTATGAACTGTCATAGCGGCTGGTCTCCTTGGCTATACAAAAATGCTGCAAAAGGCGACTGGATAGCATTTAACTCTACAAAATACTGGACTATGATAAAAAACGTTCCAGCAGTAAATGGTATGGAAGAAAACTCTGTTGAACACAGCGGTCCTCACGGTGGTAAAAGAATGGGCTTAACATGTGCTGATTGTCACAATCCAAAAGATATGAGCCTAAGACTTACTAGACAAGCAGCTATAAACTCTTTAATCATGAGAGGTTATGAAGCAGACAAAGAACAAGGCGTAAAAGCCACTAGAGAAGAGATGAGAACTCTAGTTTGTGCACAATGTCACGTCGAGTATTACTTTAAACCTACTGGTGAAAAAGTAAAAGTAATGGGTGAGAGCATAGCAAAAGACGCTACTAAAACATGGTGGAACGGAAAACAAAAAACTTATGACGAATTTGATTCTTGGAGAGACGGAAATAAACCTACACAGATCGAAGTTGATGGTATAGAGCTTATATACCCTTGGTCGTACTGGAAAAAAGGAACTCCATTTAGAATTGAAATGTTCGATGATCATTATGAAGCGGTACGCGGTGTATTTGATAAAGACTGGCCTCATAAAATAACAAAAGCTCCTATGCTAAAAATCCAACACCCAGAGTACGAGCTATATAGCGGCGGCGTACATGCCGCAAACGGCGTAAGCTGCGCTGATTGTCATATGCCTTATATCAGAAAAGGTTCTAAGAAAATGACAAATCACAATGTTACATCTCCGCTTGCAAACATAAATGCGGCTTGTAAAACTTGCCATACTCAAAGTGAAGATTATCTAAAATCACAGATAAAAGATATCCAAAACTCTGTAGCGTTTGATCTTAGAACAGCTGAATACAGCATCGTAAGTCTTATAACAGATATCAAAAATCTAAGAGACGCTTTAAGTGCTATGCCGGCATTCCAAAAAGACGGTAAGGCTGATGAAGGTAAAATTTCTGCTGAACTAAAAGACGTCCTAGAACTTCATAGAAAATCTCAAATGAGAGCTGACTTTGTCGGCGCTGAGAACTCTACTGGATTCCATAACCCAAGAGAGGCTTCGAGAATGCTTCTTCAATCTGTGGATATGGCTAGACAAGGTCAAACTCAGCTTGTGCAAATCGCTGCTAAAAACGGTATAACCGGCTTCAAAACATCTAATCTCGGTTTTGAAGATATGCAAAAACTAAATCCGGGCGAGATACGCTATAAAGTAGATCTAAACGGACATAAAGCAGGCGATAGATACTATGAGCATGACTATATAAACGGAAATCCACCTTCTAATCTTATAGAAGATGATAAGAATTTAAAACCATACAACTATAACGTTGTAGATAAAAAATAAGCTCTTAAAAGCTGATTTTGCCAGACTTCATATGAGGTCTGGCTTTAAAAATTTATTTAGATAATCAAATTTATATAACTACAAAATTTCTTTTTAGTTTTTAAATTCGTATCAAAATAAAAGTCCGTCTTTTACTTCTATATATTTTTCATTGCCTTGTAAAACTTTAACTAACTCTAAAGCAAATTCCATAGCAGTAGCAGGTCCTTTAGAAGTAATGATATTCCCATCTATAACAACATTTTTATCTGATACATAGCCGCCTTTTGCAACTACTTTTTCAAAACCGGGATAGCAAGTATAACTATCTCCCAAAACATTGGAGGTACTAAGAGCCCATGGCGCGGCGCAAATGGCTCCTATAAATTTATCCTTCTCATCAAAATCTTTTAAAACTTTTTGAAGTTTTTCACTTTTAGCTAAATATTCGGCTCCAGGAAGTCCGCCCGGTAAAACTATCATATCAAAATTATCAAAATTGATATCGTCGAAAGCAACATCGGCTTTCATACTAACATTATGAGCACCGATAGCCGTATCACTATTTAGCCCAACAAATACGGCGTCTATACCTGCTCTTCTTAGCACATCGATAATAGTTGTTGCCTCAATCTCTTCAAATCCATCTACTAACATAACAGCTACTTTCATTAATACTCCTTATATGAATTAAAAAATTATAGCCAATTGTAGCAAATATCACACAATATTTTTATGCATTGTGCTATTATATTTGATATCTTATGAAAGGATTTAGTATGGAAGTAAAAATATTTTACTGCAACTCTTGAGTTAACTTTCTCACAAAAGCTTCTAGTGTAGAAGACGAATTAAACAAGAATTTCCCTAGTGCGAAAGTTTCTAAAGAGGTTGGCGAAAAAGGCGGTTTTAAAGTTGAAGCTGATGGAAAACTAATTTATGACTATAATAGTTTCCCTAGACCGAAATTTCCAGACAATGGAGAGATAACTGCTACAATCATAAGAGAATTTAATCTCTAATATAACAAAGCCTTTGAATTGTAATTCAAAGGCTATTTAAATTTAAATAGCCTTTTTGATAATGATAATTTATTATTATATTAAATATATATCAAAAAATTATATTAAATATTATAAAATATTTATGCATATTATGCTATTATAACAAAATATTTTCATAAAGGATAAGTGATGCAAATAAAAATATTTTACTGTAACTCTTGAAATTTCCGTCCAAAAGCTTCTAGGTTAGAAGATGAGCTAATAAACAATTTTCCTGGTGTGGAAGTTTCTAAAGAGATAGGCAACAAAGGCGATTTTATAGTTGAAGTTGATGGAAAGGTGATTTATAATAATCATGATTTTCCAAGACCTAGATTTCCAGATGCTGGAGAAGTAACTGAAATTATAAAAAAAGAATTTAATATATAAAAACTAAAAGCCCTAATATAGGGCTTTTAATCTATTTGTTTGCTCTTTCTATATACTCGCCTCGCACGGTATCAACGCGAATAACTTCGCCTTCTAATACGTGAAACGGTATCTGAACTACGGCACCACTCTCTAATGTGGCTGGTTTTTTATTACTTCCTTGAGTATCGCCTTTGAAGTTTGGCTGAGTTTCAACAATTTTCAACTCCACTACTTGAGGCACTTCAACACCAATAGCTTTACCGTTATGAAATAAAATTTGAACCATCATCCCATCTATCATCCATTTTTTTGCCTCGCCGATATCTTCATCAGATATAGCAACTTGCTCATAGCTCTCAACATCCATAAATTGACAAAATTCTCCATCATCATAAAGGTATTGCATCTCTTTTTCTACTAAATTTGGAGATTCGCATTTATCCCCCGCATGAAAAGTTTTTTCTAAAACTTTTCCATTTACAAAAGACTTAATTTTTACTCTAACAAATGCGGCGCCTTTTCCAGGCTTTACATGTTGATACTCAACTATTTTATATGGAACGCCGTCTAACTCTATCTTTAAACCTTTTTTTAAATCACCCATTGAATATGAAGCCATATATTCTCCTTAAATTATAATACTGCGTATTCAGCCCAAACACAAGTTTCTAGTGCATTTAGCTTTGCTAAAATATCTTTTTTAATATCATCGTCGACTAATATAACCGCCAAAGCAAAACCATTATCATCGCGACCAAGCCTAAAGTCTGCTATATTTATTTTCTCTTCGGCCAATATAGAGCTGATAGAGCTGATAACGCCTGGTACATCTGTATTTTTAAATACTATCATTCTGCCTTTTGGCTTAAAATCAGTCTTAAATCCATTAACATTTACTATTCTTTGTTCAGTCTCGCCAAAAACAGTTCCGCTTATGGCAGTAGCATCTTTATCTGTTATGATTTTAACTGTTAATTTGTTTTTGTATCCGCTTTCTGGTAAAGTAGTTGCAGATACTTCGACGCCTTTTTCTTCGGCTTTAAATTTAGCATTTACATAATTTATAGTATCGCCCAAAGTCTCTTTAAGGCAACCAACTATAGCAAAAGTAAGCATTGAATTTGCATACTCTGCGATAGATCCTTCGGCCTCTATCCTAATAGCTTTTATAGGTTTTTTATTTAGCTGGGCTCCAAAGTATGACATTTTAGATATAAGCTCTACATAAGGAGCAACAAAAGGAGGTAAATCTTCTGTTTTGATAGGCAAATTTAGCGCATTTGGGTAACAAATTCCTTTAGCTGCGCTTATAGCTTGTTCGGCTGCCGCAATCGCTATATTTTTTTGAGATTCGTATGTATTTGCACCGAGATGAGGAGTAGCACTTACATTTTCAAGATCAAGCAAAGGATGGTTTATGGCAGGTTCTTTAACAAATACATCAATCCCTGCGTAAGATATCTTTCCGCTTTGTAAACCTTTTAAAAGCGAATCTTCGTTATACAGTCCTCCCCTGGCACAGTTTATCAAACGAACTCCATTTTTCATTTTAGAGATCTCTTCGTCACCGATCATATCTACTGTTTCTTTATTTTTTGGAGTATGGATAGTAATAAAATCACATGCTAAAATATCATCGAAATTCATAGTATAAGTAACGCCCATATCAGTAGCTTTACTAGGATCGATATATGGATCATAAGCTATAACTTTCATACCAAAAGCAAGACTTCTAAAAGCTACTCTTGAGCCTATATTTCCAAATCCGATTACGCCAAGAGTCTTTCCGTAGAGCTCATTTCCGTACCATTTTTCTCGTTTCCAAGTTCTGTTTTGCTGCAAATCATTAACTGAATTTATATATTTTCTTGCACTATTTAATAAGTGGCACATAGTCATTTCAACTGCGGCTATAGTGTTTGCCGTAGGGACATTCATTACGATAATCCCTTTTTTAGAACAGCCGTCTATATCTACATTATCTACGCCTACTCCAGCCCTAACAAGCGCTTTTAAATTCTTACAAGCCGCGATAAATTTATCACCGCAATCAGTAGAACTTCTAGTGATTGCCACATCGGCCTGAGGTAAAATATCTAAAAGTTTATCTTTAGGCAGATCTACTGCATCAATTACACGCAAATCGCTCTGCGCATTTAATAGCTCAAAACCAACCGGATGTATTGCATCGCAAACTATAACTGTTTTCATAATTCAATCTTCCTTTATCTTAGAATGAATATTGTATTTTTTTAAATTTGAAACTATATCCTGTGCTGCTTTTTTATCGTCCGTATTGAGATGTATAATAGCATCGTCACCCTTTTTTACTATGGTTAAATTTACTTTGAACTCATTAGCAACTCTAGTTATACAAAATACAGAGTAGAAATCACATCTATCTATAACAAGTTCAAAATATTTTTGTGACTGATCAAATTTAGCATTATCGTTTATTTCGATAAACATTAAATTTGTAGGTAAAATAGAGTCGTTCTTTGTAAAAGCGGCAATTTTTTCAAACCAATTTCCAGCCTCTTTATACGAATAACCTAAATCATTACTAATGTTTTGTACAGCGGCCGTATGAGGAGCTCCTACTTGAGAAAATTTCCAAAGAAGTGCTCCGCCGCTTAAAACGAGTAGTAAAAGTATAATAAATACTATAAAGAGACTATTTAATCTCATAGGTGAATTAAGCTAACTGCTCTTTTATAATATCGCCGAGCGTCATTTTATCATCATCATTTATTTCGTTTAAAACTTCTCGCTCTTTTTGTCTAGCAAGTCTTTTTACGCTCAATCTAATTCTATTTTTCTTCTCATCTATGAAAGCTATCGCAGCCTCTATTTTATCACCGGCTTTTAGTGTAAGAGGATCAAGAGAACCGATATCTTCTTTTCTTATAAGAGCATCAACATTACCCTCAAGGCTAACAAAAATACCAAAATCTTTAATATCCCTTACAGTACCAGTTACGATATCTCCAACCGAATGAACTTTAGCATATTGCGTTACAGGGCTATCTTTTAAATCTTTTTGGCTAAGAGATATCTTTTGATTTTTATCATCTATTTTTATAATCTTAACATCTATTTCATCGCCTGTTTTTAGTATATCTTTACATTTATCATTTCTATCCCAAGATGAATCTTCATTATGCAATAGACCTTCAAGAGCTCCAACACGTACGAATGCTCCAAAATTTGTTAGAGTCGTAACAACACCTTTTACGATATCTCCTTCTTTAAATTTAGAACTAAACTCGTCAAACGGCTTTGGAAGTAAATTTTTAAGACTAACTCTAAGTCTTCTCTCATTTACATCAATTTCAATAACTTCAACATCTAACTCTTCATTTTCTTTTATAAAATCTTTTGGATTTTTTATATTTTTATCCCAAGAAATTTCACTAATATGCAAAAATCCTTCGATATCATTTCCTAAATCAACAAAAGCACCATAAGGCTCGATATTGCTAACTATAACTTTTATAGTGTCACCAACTTCAAGACCATCTTTTATCTCATCCCAAGGATCTGGAGTAGCTGCTTTTATAGATAATGA from Campylobacter fetus subsp. fetus includes the following:
- the nrfH gene encoding cytochrome c nitrite reductase small subunit, producing MRQCKAFTNLFGVFIVLLFVLFGVGFYTFYNAKGTSYFSNDSKSCNNCHIMNDVYNDYLNAPHSKKVAGKPRASCVDCHLPHNFIDKWIAKGKSGLSHAYSFTFKLDELPTNLSATNNSKMMVQNNCIECHTEIASNVINSTTNPHNDRSLSCVSCHTGVGHKRGF
- a CDS encoding ammonia-forming cytochrome c nitrite reductase subunit c552, which encodes MNKKGVIYFAIIVVIIAIAAVLMLNKDISKKQNEGTGGIASKEFVELSDNNPTFDHWGKNFPDYLDMYLTVETEKPVSTEFGGNLAYSKLIRYPQLTMLWAGYPFSIDANEERGHFWVQVDQMDTARNNKDFLNAHGFAAFGGQPAACMNCHSGWSPWLYKNAAKGDWIAFNSTKYWTMIKNVPAVNGMEENSVEHSGPHGGKRMGLTCADCHNPKDMSLRLTRQAAINSLIMRGYEADKEQGVKATREEMRTLVCAQCHVEYYFKPTGEKVKVMGESIAKDATKTWWNGKQKTYDEFDSWRDGNKPTQIEVDGIELIYPWSYWKKGTPFRIEMFDDHYEAVRGVFDKDWPHKITKAPMLKIQHPEYELYSGGVHAANGVSCADCHMPYIRKGSKKMTNHNVTSPLANINAACKTCHTQSEDYLKSQIKDIQNSVAFDLRTAEYSIVSLITDIKNLRDALSAMPAFQKDGKADEGKISAELKDVLELHRKSQMRADFVGAENSTGFHNPREASRMLLQSVDMARQGQTQLVQIAAKNGITGFKTSNLGFEDMQKLNPGEIRYKVDLNGHKAGDRYYEHDYINGNPPSNLIEDDKNLKPYNYNVVDKK
- a CDS encoding DJ-1 family glyoxalase III, with the translated sequence MKVAVMLVDGFEEIEATTIIDVLRRAGIDAVFVGLNSDTAIGAHNVSMKADVAFDDINFDNFDMIVLPGGLPGAEYLAKSEKLQKVLKDFDEKDKFIGAICAAPWALSTSNVLGDSYTCYPGFEKVVAKGGYVSDKNVVIDGNIITSKGPATAMEFALELVKVLQGNEKYIEVKDGLLF
- a CDS encoding SelT/SelW/SelH family (seleno)protein, whose translation is MQIKIFYCNSUNFRPKASRLEDELINNFPGVEVSKEIGNKGDFIVEVDGKVIYNNHDFPRPRFPDAGEVTEIIKKEFNI
- the efp gene encoding elongation factor P — its product is MASYSMGDLKKGLKIELDGVPYKIVEYQHVKPGKGAAFVRVKIKSFVNGKVLEKTFHAGDKCESPNLVEKEMQYLYDDGEFCQFMDVESYEQVAISDEDIGEAKKWMIDGMMVQILFHNGKAIGVEVPQVVELKIVETQPNFKGDTQGSNKKPATLESGAVVQIPFHVLEGEVIRVDTVRGEYIERANK
- the serA gene encoding phosphoglycerate dehydrogenase encodes the protein MKTVIVCDAIHPVGFELLNAQSDLRVIDAVDLPKDKLLDILPQADVAITRSSTDCGDKFIAACKNLKALVRAGVGVDNVDIDGCSKKGIIVMNVPTANTIAAVEMTMCHLLNSARKYINSVNDLQQNRTWKREKWYGNELYGKTLGVIGFGNIGSRVAFRSLAFGMKVIAYDPYIDPSKATDMGVTYTMNFDDILACDFITIHTPKNKETVDMIGDEEISKMKNGVRLINCARGGLYNEDSLLKGLQSGKISYAGIDVFVKEPAINHPLLDLENVSATPHLGANTYESQKNIAIAAAEQAISAAKGICYPNALNLPIKTEDLPPFVAPYVELISKMSYFGAQLNKKPIKAIRIEAEGSIAEYANSMLTFAIVGCLKETLGDTINYVNAKFKAEEKGVEVSATTLPESGYKNKLTVKIITDKDATAISGTVFGETEQRIVNVNGFKTDFKPKGRMIVFKNTDVPGVISSISSILAEEKINIADFRLGRDDNGFALAVILVDDDIKKDILAKLNALETCVWAEYAVL
- a CDS encoding 30S ribosomal protein S1 codes for the protein MAEVNKIVRNDMSDKIDVEEDFAAMFEESLKAEESTICDGVIVNIKDDEVFVDVRKKSEGVMNISEITDDSGSLLYNIGDTIKVAITGSRNGRPIVSHKKALRKEKVKTFIDNFDENAENIYDIKIISKNKGGFVAISEDGIEFFMPKSQSGFRDSNQVMNKTFKAKVLKVDKNDQSIIVSRKKLLDEDRRKRKEAIANIIDNTDIIEGTIKKITTYGMFVDVGGIDGLVHYSEISYKGPVNPNTLYKEGDKVDVKIIKYDNDKKHLSLSIKAATPDPWDEIKDGLEVGDTIKVIVSNIEPYGAFVDLGNDIEGFLHISEISWDKNIKNPKDFIKENEELDVEVIEIDVNERRLRVSLKNLLPKPFDEFSSKFKEGDIVKGVVTTLTNFGAFVRVGALEGLLHNEDSSWDRNDKCKDILKTGDEIDVKIIKIDDKNQKISLSQKDLKDSPVTQYAKVHSVGDIVTGTVRDIKDFGIFVSLEGNVDALIRKEDIGSLDPLTLKAGDKIEAAIAFIDEKKNRIRLSVKRLARQKEREVLNEINDDDKMTLGDIIKEQLA